One stretch of Bacteroidota bacterium DNA includes these proteins:
- the yaaA gene encoding peroxide stress protein YaaA, whose amino-acid sequence MVTVISPAKSVDFETEACTKLSTEPLYTEFSEKLIHKLRTYSPKRLMELMDISANLADLNVGRYLKWEAGLGITGSKQAILAFDGDVYQGMEATTFEDQDFEFAQDHLRILSGLYGALRPLDRIQPHRLEMGTRLKVGRTKNLYDFWGSKITDHLNEAIAASGSPFLLNLASQEYFGSVQTKKLKGQLVTPVFLDRKGKDYKVVSFWAKWARGKMAAWVIANRLNSPESLQSTEIWGYRFNAALSNEQEWAFTREAPVER is encoded by the coding sequence ATGGTCACAGTAATTTCTCCTGCCAAGTCAGTCGATTTTGAAACAGAAGCTTGTACCAAGTTGTCTACGGAACCGCTTTACACGGAATTCTCGGAAAAGTTGATTCACAAGTTGCGGACCTATTCTCCCAAGCGTTTGATGGAGCTCATGGACATTTCTGCGAATCTGGCCGATTTGAATGTTGGCCGGTACCTGAAATGGGAGGCGGGTTTGGGAATTACCGGGAGCAAACAGGCCATTCTTGCCTTCGACGGAGACGTGTACCAAGGAATGGAGGCGACAACATTCGAAGATCAGGACTTTGAATTTGCCCAGGACCATCTTCGTATCCTATCTGGCTTGTATGGGGCTTTGCGGCCGCTGGATCGGATTCAGCCCCATCGCTTGGAAATGGGGACCAGGCTGAAAGTCGGTCGCACGAAGAATCTCTATGATTTTTGGGGTAGCAAAATTACGGATCACCTGAACGAGGCGATTGCAGCGTCCGGTTCGCCCTTCTTGTTGAATCTGGCATCCCAGGAATACTTTGGCTCGGTGCAGACCAAGAAATTGAAGGGACAGTTGGTCACGCCGGTTTTTCTGGATCGCAAGGGCAAGGACTACAAGGTGGTGAGCTTCTGGGCAAAGTGGGCGCGGGGCAAAATGGCAGCTTGGGTGATCGCCAATCGATTGAATTCGCCGGAATCGCTCCAATCCACGGAGATTTGGGGTTACCGCTTTAATGCCGCGCTTTCCAATGAGCAAGAATGGGCATTTACGAGGGAGGCACCTGTCGAACGTTGA